The genomic interval TGATAGTCCCACATTATCCCCCAACAATTCATGGGTGTATTTTTCAGGTGGCCAAGTTAGGAATTGTACATGGATTATTTTCATAGTTAAGGAATTGGGGCTCAGAAGGTAAACTGTAAACAGCTTGGTCCAATTGCATACAGGTGGCAGTAGCAGAGCTGGAACCAGAAGCCTGGCTTTCTGGCTCCTAGTATCATTTCTCCTTGTTCACACTGGGCTTTCTGTTTCAGAAACACAGAGATAGCTGTGTATTATTTTGTTCAGTTAAATACATATGGATACATCTTAAATGCTTGGAGCTATGTTGATACGAAAATGAGGCCCCATACCTGCCCTCACAGTGGAccacatttaaaaaggaaattcaaaataaGGAGTTGGAAAGGCAGCTGCTTTAAGATAACAGTTTTAATCCTGAGACCAAACTCTTAAGGGTGTATTGATGGATTCAGTGCATTAGAAAGAAAATAGTTCTTAGCCTGGTTCTTAGCTGAGATTTGTGGAGTCCCTAATCAGACTCCTGAGCCATCAGCTCCCTTAATGTGCCTGTCTGCAGATTACCCCTGCAGCGGTGTCTGCTGGCTTGTTCTCCAGCACATGTTCTCATTTCCTCTCTGTAGCCAGAGTCACAATTGCCTCTCAGCTCTGCTGTCAACCTGTTTGGTTTCATTGCCTGCTTGGGAGTGAAAAGTTAATGTGAGATCCTAGgagccttttttcctttcttggagAAAGAAGTGCCTGTATTTGTAGTGTTTCTGCTGTAAAAAATCAAAGTGACACGTCAGTCTACTATCTTAGCAAATTTAAGCTAACAAGGCCCTTAAAAGCCAGCTGGGCAAGCCAACACCCTCCTCATTTTCTAGGTTAATAGAAGGTGGCTCAGAAGGAAAAAGGGAACTTGGCCTACCTCAGGCCACACAGGGACAACAGCTCCCCGTTGCTCAGATGAGTTCTGGGCAAATTAGTAGAGAAAGGGTTAAGGAACGAGGAAATGAGATGACATGTTACAACAGCAAACGCAGTGCACTGTGCTCTCCTGTGTGTGGGACTCATGCTGCGGCATGCATGCACAGAGATGATTTTACTTAATTGTTAAAATAGCCCAATGAGGATGGGGGTAGGTACGCTTTTCCTGTATTTCAGGTGAGGCTCAGAAAGCTCTGTAGCTACTACGAATTTGAACTTAAGCCTCCTACCTCCAGAGTGCTCAGTCTTAACACCACATTTTGAGAACGGAGACATTTACTGATGGCAGGTGTTAGGATACGTGCTCCCCTGAGTAGATGCACAACAGAAGCCAGAGGGGTCATTCATGGGGCCACGCCCTGTACCTTTTGTCTCTTGCAGCGGTCCCAGTCCCCAGCTGCGTctgactgctcctcctcctcttcttcagcCAGCCTGCCCTCCTCTGGCAGGAGCAGCCTGGGCAGTCACCAGCTCCCCCGGGGCTACATCCCCATCCCTGTGATACATGAGCAGAACATCACCCGGCCAGCAGCTCAGCCATCCTTTCACCAAGCCCAGAAGACCCACTACCCGGCTCAGCAGGGTGAATATCAGACCCACCAGCCCGTGTACCACAAGATCCAGGGAGAAGACTGGGAGCCCCGGCCTCTGCGGGCAGCATCCCCGTTCAGGTCACCTGTCCGGGGTGCTTCAAGTCGGGAGGGCTCGCCAGCCAGGGGCAGCACCCCAGTGCACTCCCCATCGCCCATCCGTGTGCACACTGTGGTCGACAGGCCTCAGGTATGGAAGTTAGGTGTCAGCAGACTGGTTATGCGGGCATCTCTCGAGGGGCTGAAGACTTGTGCAGGTGCCCTGGATTCCCCTGGCTATGTGTAAGTGGATGAAAGTGAGATTAGGGTTTGCTGCTCATCAGCAGAAATGTAGCACAAGGGTTGTGAGCCCTTAGCACTTCCTGCGGCTCTTGCTTGGCTGATCATTTTCCCTTGCATCTGCCGTAGGGGCAGAGGAAACAGCTCGGCAGAACTTAGATATCTGGGACTAAGTTCCTTAGTCCTCACCATACCCGGTTTTCAGGGCCCTTCCTGCCCTGTGCATACTGCAGCCATAGCCTCCTCTCTGGTCTCCTTCCTCACTATTACCCCTCCACTCCATAAGCTTGTTCTGTTTTATTACCACCTCTGTGCCTTTGATCATAACTACTCCCTGAAATGCCCACACAATCCAAGTTCTCCCCATCCTTCAAGGGACGAGCCAGTTTTGTCTCTTGGTGAAGCCTGCTCATTTTTCCCAGGTTGCCTTGTCTGAGTCCCTGTGGCTGAGCATGTGATTGTTCTCTGCACTTCAGAAGTGTTCATCATATCTCTTCAGCTCAGCATTGGCCCTAACCATGGGGACCACGTCTTAAACTTTTTCCCTCTCTTTGCGTTTGGGTACTATGTTGCCTGGCATTAGCTGGCTATGGTGAATGGGAAGCCATCCTGGCCTGGTGAAGGTCATGGGCACAGCTCTGCTTATGCTCCAGTGGAGATGTGGGGTGGTGGCTCCTGGAGGAGGAAGTCATTTAGTTTGAGCAGCTTACCAACAAATGGGACATTCAGTAGCCCTGGGCCCCCTCTGACTGCAACTTGGGCAGCTGAGTTAatattttgccacaatttttaaaagaaacgcCCCCTCTGAACAAATGTAGGGTGTCTCTGTACACAGTGGTACTGTCCAGGGCCCTAGAACAGAGTACTCctcctttaaaaaagtttttagctttttttatttgttggagaTACTTTCAACCTTAGAGTTGTATGAATCATGTAAACCAGTCTCATGTGCCGTTCACTCATTTTGCTGCATTTGCTTTgtcatttcttcttctgtatcACTCTGTGTGTTTTTAAGTTAGTTGCAGACATTGTGCTCCTTTACCCCAAataattcagcaaacattttcctAAGAAAAAGACATTCTCATTCATAACCACAGAATTATTAGATTCAGGGAACTCCACAGTCTTACAATATTATCACGTAATACACAGTCCATGTTCAAATCTCCATTACAGCAGTTTTTCCCATTCCAGGATGTAATCCATGATCACGGGCACGGCATTCAGATGTCCCCTCGCTTTAGTCTCCATCCGTCTGGAACAGttcctcagccttttttttttttgcagttttttggccggggctggacttgaaTCTGTCACCTCTGGCATCCTCAGCCTTTTTGTGCCTTTCTGGCCTTGACGCTTTTGAAGAGCTCAAGCTGATTTCAGGTGCCCTCTCCCAAGCATTTCTGAAGGCACGTTGTACACAGCCATTGTTTTTAAACCCCCAGGAAGGGCACTGTGATTGGTTTGTGAGTGATGAGGGTCAAAGTTGAGGCTATCTGTATTGGCAAAAGAGATGTGATGGGAGGGAGGTTGCTTGTGTTTAGAAAGCTAAGGGCATACCTTGTCCATACTCCGCAGGTTTAGTAATCTCAGTAAGGAAATCCCATTTGTAGAGAAGAGCTATTTTCCCACACACTATTCGCATATATTTCTCAGAATCAATGAAAAACTATTTAATCCTGCTTTTACCCCCATTTAACCTTGTTTATAGTTACCTCCATTTTATAGCTTGTCCAGAGATCCTTCTGGGACGCTTTCAAGGATTTGTGACCTCACTGTACATTACAGTggaatttagtattttaaattggGAGTACTTTAGAAATAATACAGTCTAATTCTTTCCCAGCTGATGAAATTAGGGCATGTGAGATTTTAGAAGCGGTTTTAGATACTCCATGATAAGCCAGAAGAGCCCAGAGATTTCTGTTTTGCCCatagctcatttaaaaaatagctgcTGCTTCCAGTGACATGAGGCCAGAGGTCTGTAGCCAGAGGTCAGCACGGAGATGCCCCACCACAGCTGAGTGTTGGGCTCTGGCACAAGTGTGCTGAACTGAAATTCTTAACAGCGTTAACTATTTTGAGCATCTTGCTTATTCTCAAAAAATACATCagtcttggctcggcgcctgtagcttaagcggctaaggtgccagccacatacaccacagctggtgggttcaaatccagcctgggctcgccaaacagcattgacaactacaaccaaaaaatagccaggcattgtggcgggtgcctgtagtctcagctacttgggaggctgaggcaagagaatcaattaagcccaggagttggaggttgctgtgagcaaataCCATggctctacccacagtgacaccttgaggctctctgtaaaaaaataaaaaaataaaaaaaaaaatacatcaatcTGGGCTGAAACCACTAGGCTGTCAtaggtttaaaaattttttttaaatgatcataTCTTTCCTGAAACAGGAGCCAAGCAGAGGCTGTCTTGTCAGTGTCAGTGTCAGGAGGGAGGACCAGTGGCAGCCATTCCATGAGGGTTGGAGTCACTCAAGACCCTCCTCCAAGCTAATCTGGTTCAGCATGagtttctgttatttttcatttttgaaaattatattgtttttttggctcagtgcctgtagctcagtgagtagggcactggccacatacactgaggctggcgggtttgagcccagtccaagcctgctgaaacaacaatgacaactgcaaccaaaaaatagccgggcattgtggtgggcagctgtagtcccagcttcttgggaggctgaggcaagagaatcacttaagcccgagagttggaggttgctgtgaactgtgacgccacggcactctaccaagggcgacatagtaagaccttcctgtctcaaagaaaaaaaaaaaaaagaaagaaaagaaaattatattggttttcttttctttgctttaagAATACTGTCTACAGAGAAATTCGGTGAGAGGTAACAGACACAGGCCCAAGGTGATCAGTGGAAGCCTAACTAATGGTTTGGTCACATACATGATTAAtaccatgtttttattttgcatcaGTCACTGGTTGACTTTGAAAATCTTTATATCgttaagcttttttaaaaaatccatttttggCTCTGCGCCTATAggtcaagcagctagggcgccagccacgtacatcagagctggcaggttcgaatccagcctggggctgccaaacaacaatgacaactataaccaaaaaatagccgtgtgttgtggtgggcacctttagtcccagctacttgggaggctaaggcaagagaatcgcttaagcccaagagttggaggttgctgtgagctgtgacaccaaagcactctacccagggtgacagttgagactctgtctcaaaaaaaaaaaaaaaaaaaaaaaccatttcccCAGTTTTCTTTCTAATCTATATTAGCTATAGACAACTGTCTGTGACTTTCAGCCAGTTATTAAAAATACCATTGTGTCCTTTTCTCTATCTCAGCAGCCTGTGGCCCATCGAGAAACTCCCCAAcctgaaaacaaatcagaaagtaAGCCAGGCCCAGCTGGACCAAATCTCCATCCTGGACACATCCCGATTCAAGTGATCCGTAAGGAGGCAGATTCCAAGCCTGCTTCCCAGAAGCCCCCACCTCCCGCTGAGAAGGTGGAAGTAAAGCTTCCTTCTGTTCCAGTCGCTTGTGCTCCTCCTAGCCCTGGCCCTTCTGCTGTCCCCTCTTCCCCTAAAAATGTGGTTGCAGAAGAGAGggcagcccccagccctgcccctgcagAAGCTACACCCTCAAAACCAGCAGAAGCTGAGGCCCTCCCAAAACATCCAGGTGTACTGAAAGTAGAAGCCATCCTGGAGAAGGTGCAAGGGCTAGAGCAGGCGGTAGACAACTTTGAAGGCAAGAAGACTGACAAAAAGTACCTGATGATCGAAGAGTATCTGACCAAAGAGCTGCTGGCCCTGGATTCTGTGGACCCCGAAGGACGAGCTGATGTGCGTCAAGCCAGGAGAGATGGTGTCAGGAAGGTTCAGACCATCTTGGAAAAACTCGAACAGAAAGCAATTGATGTCCCAGGTCAAGTTCAGGTTTATGAACTCCAGCCCAGCAACCTTGAAACCGATCAGCCACTGCAGGCGATCATAGAGATGGCAGCAGACAAGAGGGAGAAAAGTGCTGGGAATGGAGAAGGTGCCCAGACGGAAACCCCACAGCCAGAAGCCAAAGaagcagcaacttcaaactccagcaGCACAACAGACACAGCTGGTGACCCAGCAGCACCATAGTCTCTGCCCAGTGCTAATCAGACT from Nycticebus coucang isolate mNycCou1 chromosome 3, mNycCou1.pri, whole genome shotgun sequence carries:
- the BAG3 gene encoding BAG family molecular chaperone regulator 3 isoform X2, with protein sequence MSAATHSPMMQMASGNAAGDRDPLPPGWEIKIDPQTGWPFFVDHNSRTTTWNDPRVPPEGPKETGSSANGPSREGSRLLLTREGHPVYPQLRPGYIPIPVLHEGAENRQPHPFYASSQPGPQRFRTEAAPVAPQRSQSPLRSMPEATQPEKQSGQVAAAAVAQPPASHGPERSQSPAASDCSSSSSSASLPSSGRSSLGSHQLPRGYIPIPVIHEQNITRPAAQPSFHQAQKTHYPAQQGEYQTHQPVYHKIQGEDWEPRPLRAASPFRSPVRGASSREGSPARGSTPVHSPSPIRVHTVVDRPQPVAHRETPQPENKSESKPGPAGPNLHPGHIPIQVIRKEADSKPASQKPPPPAEKVEVKLPSVPVACAPPSPGPSAVPSSPKNVVAEERAAPSPAPAEATPSKPAEAEALPKHPGVLKVEAILEKVQGLEQAVDNFEGKKTDKKYLMIEEYLTKELLALDSVDPEGRADVRQARRDGVRKVQTILEKLEQKAIDVPGQVQVYELQPSNLETDQPLQAIIEMAADKREKSAGNGEGAQTETPQPEAKEAATSNSSSTTDTAGDPAAP
- the BAG3 gene encoding BAG family molecular chaperone regulator 3 isoform X1: MSAATHSPMMQMASGNAAGDRDPLPPGWEIKIDPQTGWPFFVDHNSRTTTWNDPRVPPEGPKETGSSANGPSREGSRLLLTREGHPVYPQLRPGYIPIPVLHEGAENRQPHPFYASSQPGPQRFRTEAAPVAPQRSQSPLRSMPEATQPEKQSGQVAAAAVAQPPASHGPERSQSPAASDCSSSSSSASLPSSGRSSLGSHQLPRGYIPIPVIHEQNITRPAAQPSFHQAQKTHYPAQQGEYQTHQPVYHKIQGEDWEPRPLRAASPFRSPVRGASSREGSPARGSTPVHSPSPIRVHTVVDRPQQPVAHRETPQPENKSESKPGPAGPNLHPGHIPIQVIRKEADSKPASQKPPPPAEKVEVKLPSVPVACAPPSPGPSAVPSSPKNVVAEERAAPSPAPAEATPSKPAEAEALPKHPGVLKVEAILEKVQGLEQAVDNFEGKKTDKKYLMIEEYLTKELLALDSVDPEGRADVRQARRDGVRKVQTILEKLEQKAIDVPGQVQVYELQPSNLETDQPLQAIIEMAADKREKSAGNGEGAQTETPQPEAKEAATSNSSSTTDTAGDPAAP